One window of Microtus pennsylvanicus isolate mMicPen1 chromosome X, mMicPen1.hap1, whole genome shotgun sequence genomic DNA carries:
- the Ubqln2 gene encoding ubiquilin-2, which produces MAENGESSGPPRPSRGPAAAPGTDPEPAEPQIIKVTVKTPKEKEEFAVPENSTVLQFKEAISKRFKSQIDQLVLIFAGKILKDQDTLMQHGIHDGLTVHLVIKSQNRPQGQSTTQPSTTAGTSTTTTTTTTTTRASTTGPRSNPTPTVTNSNPFASGTLGGLASLSSLGLSSTTFTELQNHMQHQLMSTPEMMIQIMENPFVQSMLSNPDLMRQLIMANPQMQQLIQRNPEISHLLNNPDIMRQTLEIARNPAMMQEMMRNQDLALSNLESLPGGYNALRRMYTDIQEPMLNAAQEQFGGNPFATVGSSSSSGEGTQPSRTENRDPLPNPWAPPPATQSSPTTTTTTSSGNVPGSSSARTLNGNTVAAASYVASIFSTPGMQSLLQQITENPQLIQNMLSAPYIRSMMQSLSQNPELAAQLMMSSPLFAANPQLQEQMRPQLPHFLQQMQNPDTLAAMSNPRAMQALMQIQHGLQTLATEAPGLIPTFAPGLGLGILGTTLTPVGPVTPLGPIPPTIVPFTPIGPMGPIGPTVPVSSPGSTGTGIPTATTVTSSAPTETISPTSDSGPSQQFIQQMVQALAGANPHQLPNPEVRFQQQLEQLNAMGFLNREANLQALIATGGDINAAIERLLGSQPS; this is translated from the coding sequence ATGGCTGAGAACGGCGAGAGCAGCGGCCCCCCGCGCCCCTCCCGTGGCCCTGCTGCGGCCCCAGGCACGGACCCTGAGCCGGCCGAGCCCCAAATCATCAAAGTCACTGTGAAGACTCccaaagagaaggaggagttCGCGGTGCCCGAGAATAGCACCGTCCTGCAGTTTAAGGAAGCGATTTCCAAACGCTTCAAATCGCAAATCGATCAGCTCGTGCTGATTTTTGCCGGAAAAATCTTGAAAGATCAAGATACCTTGATGCAGCATGGCATCCATGATGGACTGACTGTTCACCTGGTCATCAAAAGCCAGAATCGCCCTCAGGGCCAGTCAACCACGCAGCCTAGCACTACTGCAGGAACTTCCACgaccacgaccaccaccaccaccacgacgCGAGCGTCGACCACGGGTCCCAGGAGTAACCCCACACCTACGGTCACAAATAGCAATCCGTTTGCATCGGGGACCCTGGGAGGACTTGCTAGCCTTAGCAGCCTGGGTTTGAGCTCGACCACCTTCACTGAGCTTCAGAACCACATGCAGCACCAGCTCATGTCTACCCCTGAGATGATGATCCAAATCATGGAAAATCCCTTTGTTCAGAGCATGCTTTCGAATCCTGACCTGATGAGGCAGCTCATTATGGCCAATCCTCAGATGCAACAATTGATTCAGAGAAACCCAGAAATCAGTCACCTACTGAACAACCCAGATATAATGAGGCAGACTCTCGAAATCGCCAGGAATCCTGCCATGATGCAAGAGATGATGAGAAACCAAGACCTGGCTCTCAGCAATCTCGAAAGCCTCCCAGGTGGCTACAATGCTCTGCGGCGCATGTACACTGACATTCAAGAACCCATGCTGAATGCCGCACAGGAGCAGTTTGGGGGTAACCCCTTCGCCACGGTGGGGAGCAGTTCCTCCTCAGGGGAAGGCACCCAGCCTTCCCGCACAGAAAACCGGGATCCACTGCCCAATCCTTGGGCACCACCGCCGGCTACCCAGAGCTCTCCGACCACCACCACGACCACAAGCAGTGGCAATGTGCCTGGCAGCAGCTCCGCTAGAACGCTCAACGGGAACACCGTGGCAGCAGCTAGCTATGTTGCTAGCATCTTCAGTACCCCGGGAATGCAGAGCCTGCTGCAGCAGATAACTGAAAATCCCCAGCTGATTCAGAATATGCTGTCTGCACCCTACATAAGAAGCATGATGCAGTCGCTGAGCCAGAATCCAGAATTGGCTGCCCAGCTGATGATGAGTAGCCCGCTGTTTGCAGCAAATCCTCAGCTGCAAGAGCAGATGCGTCCGCAGCTTCCGCATTTCCTGCAGCAGATGCAGAATCCAGACACACTTGCGGCCATGTCAAACCCGAGAGCAATGCAGGCGTTGATGCAGATCCAGCACGGGCTACAGACACTAGCCACTGAAGCACCTGGCCTCATTCCAACCTTTGCTCCAGGTTTGGGGTTGGGAATCCTGGGAACCACCCTAACCCCTGTGGGCCCAGTCACTCCCTTAGGGCCCATCCCTCCTACTATAGTTCCTTTCACACCCATAGGCCCCATGGGGCCTATTGGACCCACTGTTCCTGTAAGCTCTCCTGGCTCCACCGGCACTGGGATCCCCACTGCAACCACTGTGACCAGCTCTGCACCTACTGAAACCATAAGTCCAACTTCAGATTCTGGTCCCAGCCAGCAGTTCATTCAGCAGATGGTGCAGGCCCTGGCTGGAGCGAATCCTCACCAGCTGCCGAATCCAGAAGTGAGATTTCAACAGCAACTGGAACAGCTCAACGCCATGGGCTTCTTAAATCGTGAAGCAAACTTGCAGGCCCTAATAGCAACAGGAGGCGACATCAATGCGGCCATTGAGAGGCTGCTGGGCTCTCAGCCATCGTAA